The genomic window AAAGCTTGGTCATTCATTCACAACATGGGAGGAAACCACTACAACAAGTAAAGGCAGAAAATACACacgaattgaattaaattaaactaactaactaacttatTTTCGTGTGAGGGAAACTAGGTTGGAAATCGGAATAATAAACTATAAATTAAAGCCAAATGAATTTtgaatataacaaaaaaaattatgtatttatGATGAGGAAATTTTATTAATTTCATCTAACGGCCATCATCATCTTGACAAATTCATCATAGTTAACTTGACCATCACCATCCAAATCTGCCTCTTTGATCATCTGTTCCACCTCTTCATCAGTTAGCTTTTCACCTAGATTTATCATTACATGTCTCAACTGCACACCAATAAATTAACCACACCCATTAAACAAATTATTTagcttatatataaatataattcaaGATGCTGATAATTCACACATATGGGATATTTGATATTTCTAATGAAAATTCACGCACACAAAGGGTTACGAATTTAGTAAAATAATAAGATAGGTCTAGAGAAATGTGAGATTCCCTACAGCTCTCTCTCAAAAATGTCAAACTCCAATTAATTTTCTAATGAGACAGCTAATATTCATTGCATGCGGAAATGTACGGATTACTATCCTATCCTATacatataattatatatacaGGATTTACAAATTCACAAATTTATGTATAAATTAAAAATcatgtaaataataataatagtttaaATATAGAGCTGTAGTCCCTTAAGACCTTGTAAACTAGTTTTGCAACATATTGGGCCCTACTTGCTTTGTTTATGTTCTATAGaatctctcactttgtcaaattTGTCAGAAAGTGAAAGACTTAAAAATGAATATACATGATATGATATGATAGAAAATCATCAGTtataatacatattaaaaatgaaagaaaaatagaaaagaacaaaaataatatataccTCACTGGCTGATATGAAACCATTTTGATCTTTGTCAAAAACCTTGAAAGCCTCTTTGAGTTCCTCCTCTGCATCATCAGTGTCCTAAAACATTGGAAAAGAACAGCAAAAATAACTTATTACAACTTTAATTTGATAATCATAAATTGATTATTGACTTATAGTAATGAAGAAGAAATgacttaataaaaataataataatgtttagtTACTTTGATTTTCTTGGCCATCAAGTTTAAGAACTCATCAAATTCAATGGTTCCATTGCCATCAGCATCAACCTCAGTAATCATATCTTGAAGCTCTTCTTCAGTTGGGTTCTGATCCAATGAACGGATCACAGTGGCAAGTTCCTCAACagtaatgcaacctatatattCAGTGAATATTCAATATACAACatgcacacacacacatatatatgatgatgatgatgttgctgAGAATTATGTTATTCTATCAATTTAAATTAAAGAAGAACAATTCAGGTGCATATATAACAGATACATACGTAGATGCCTAATGAATAATACTATACTCACCATCTCCATCTTTGTCAAACAAGCCAAAGGCTTCTTTGAAGTCAACAATCTGTTCTTCACTAAGAATATCTGCCATTGTATGTATGTGTCTATGcccagaagagagagagagagagggagagagagagagaggaatatAATGTGGTGAGTTGAGTATAGCTCAATCTTAGCTGGGCTATATGTAGAACTTCAATGACCCTATAGTCTACcaaaatatcttaaaaaaaaaaaagaaagaaaatttaaTTCAATAATATTGATCGAGTCAAATTAAGCTTATGACTAATAAGGAAGTTGGCATAGCAAAAGAGATGCATTCAATAATATCTAAGAGGAATTTGAATTGTATTAAAAAAGAAATACTAATTCTAATTTACAGAGCAAATatgtggctaattttttttatattgattaaatatatgtaATACGTTATTATTGAAAAATTAGGTGTTTTTCTTTGATATGacgtttttttttaattgataataTTTAAATTGGACAGTCCaatttatttaaagaaaaaaataaattacaaatcggAGTATCCGatttatacttttaaatttttttattttttaaaataaaaattggatggttcgattttaatattaattttttttaattttcaaagacACAAATGGAAGACTCCGATTTGTCTAACTTGTAGCAATGTAAAATACTTCTCTTCACACAATATCTTGTGATACACTTCTCTCTCTCACACGAAAAATAAAAAGTACAAATCTGTATATGATAAATGTCATTTTAAAGCATTTAGAGTTACATATGGATTTagtatataatattaaattaaaacaaaaaaaaacattttttaatACCAAACAGACCCTAGGCTCCTAGAGCTTATGGCTGAATTATTTTGGAGGGATAGTTGTGATTTTTATTATGGtaaaaaataatcaaattgtGTAACCCTTGATATAGGGTGTGGGGGTGGGGCATGATGATTTTAATGGCTTCCATGTTTCATTAGTAGTTTTTGTTCATATTCATttgaatataataatttaataattggaGTGGAAATTTTGACAGCTGGGAAGGTTTGGTGCTCAGGGGACAAAACAAAAACCCATTAATTCATGCAAAACTTCAAAGGTTAATAATACGGGTAGAAATAGACCGGTGGTCTGTCAGAAATTTACAAATGTATACATTTAGGTTCATCTGTCCCAAAATAACTATAAATTTAGGttgttttaaaattctaaaattattaataaatcaGAACTAGATTCATAAATTAGNNNNNNNNNNNNNNNNNNNNNNNNNNNNNNNNNNNNNNNNNNNNNNNNNNNNNNNNNNNNNNNNNNNNNNNNNNNNNNNNNNNNNNNNNNNNNNNNNNNNNNNNNNNNNNNNNNNNNNNNNNNNNNNNNNNNNNNNNNNNNNNNNNNNNNNNNNNNNNNNNNNNNNNNNNNNNNNNNNNNNNNNNNNNNNNNNNNNNNNNNNNNNNNNNNNNNNNNNNNNNNNNNNNNNNNNNNNNNNNNNNNNNNNNNNNNNNNNNNNNNNNNNNNNNNNNNNNNNNNNNNNNNNNNNNNNNNNNNNNNNNNNNNNNNNNNNNNNNNNNNNNNNNNNNNNNNNNNNNNNNNNNNNNNATTTATTgcatataaataatttttataaaaaaaagtttctttcaattgttttttgtaaaaaaaagaaaatgtatATGAGATTTTTTAATAGACTTTAAACCAAGAAGATTCAATAGTATGTGAGATTTAAtacttgaaaaataaaatagtctATAATGTAGCGtctgttttgaggtattgagacagaAATTAAGAGACTAAAATTCAGTATCATGtttattagtttagaaactaGTACTTAAATTCCAGTctctattttcaaaatttcaatattCTAGTATCTCCAAAAAGTGGGGACACACAttacaagaaaaacgttgagtacCATCGGATTTAGCGAGAAACGTTACTGTCAGATTTTTCGACCGTTATGAGTGAAAATTCGTCTCTTGAATAAGTTACTATCAGATTTAGAATTCCGTCGCTAAATTCGACGATGAATAGAAGCgcgaaaattaattttattagcaCCGAATTTACCGTGGAATTTTCCGTGGAAAAATTTCGATGGTAACAGAATTTAGTGAAATGCGTCATTTAGGGTGTAATTTAGGGTTTGCTTTGGGTTGATGGTGTATTGGATGAttgttaattttctttgtttattgttgtCTGAGTTAATTAGTGCTGATTGTTAttaattttctaagttaattttagcttgttaattttttaagttaattatCGACTTAttattgattgttgttaattttttaatttattattgtctGAATTAAttgttttctgagttaattagtgttgattattgttaattctttgaattaattttaacttgttaattttttaagttaattatttacttattattgattgttgttaattttctgaGTTTATTGTtgtttgaattaattattttatgaattaatttgttgagttgattgttgttaattttacTAAGTTTGTTGTAATTTACTCATTTGAATATATGAACTTTGATTTGTTTGTATAATTATAATTTGTGTGTTGATTATGTTTGTAGTTTGTGTGTTAATTATGTTTATAGTTTGTAATTGAAGGTATACAGCTTACTATTCTAGAAAATGCTCCTGTAGACAGTAGGTTTGTAAGTTGCTGAAAttgtataaatttaaataaatatccCATTTGAGAGTCATACATATGCAAGTTAGTGGATTACTTATAATCTTAAATATATAATTacttttttttcaatattttattatctAGAGAGTTTTAACTATGCAATTTACTTAGCCACTATGAGACATCTTGTTTTTTATATCAAACTTTATGTATGTTCATCTTTTCTGGATTTAGAGTATACTAGTGCTACTTTTTTTCCATACACGagtaattattatttttcttttttattcttaaacttTGATGTGTGAACTTATTTGTAAACATTTAATGAAAAATTATAGacaaattattatgaaaaattataaaattttgaattttgttagtttaaaaagagattgaatttaaacatttaaaattatatattgaatttttaaacaatttttttaaataaaatttaagattGTCATTGGATTTTATTGGGGGATAAATCCGATGGTACCAAACTCTAAAATTTTGCCAATTAAAAGTTAATATCCGCCATTAAATTCGCCAGTAATTAGCAGCGAacgaaaaaatccgtcggtaataaTTACCGGCGAGGTTTATACCGTCGAATTTATTCCGAATGTAAACATATTACCAGTGAATTTTTttggtaaatccgacggtaaatatGACGGTATCAGACGAATTTTTTGTAGtgacaggggactgaaatttttggaGACGgggactgaaactttaataacttTTTTTTCTCAAATGCCCtcattcaaaatttcatattccAAATTTATCCTTCACTCCCAACTTCATCCCACCTCTCACCCACTACCCAACCCCACCCCACCTTTCACTCCTCCACCACACCTCCGCTACCACTAACAACAGTGCcgacagcaacaacaacaatgtcaTTAATcagattcaacaacaacaacaatttcataaatcaaatttaacaacaacaaaataatttcataaatcagattcaacaacaataacaataatacaaaaaacaagaacaatctcataaaattaaaaacaacaatctcaaaatagaaaagagaagaatagcAAGACATAGAGGTGACACAGTGGCGTGGAACTGGAACAGAGACGACGCAGTGAGCACAGAGAACATAGACGACACGGTAGACCATTGGTGAGCAGGGATGGATTTACTCATACAGGAATGGGGGCAAGTGCCCCAgtgaaattttaaatattatttagtgACTCTCAGTAATAAAAGTTAGTTGCCGCCACTACAAATCTAGTTTTGATCCCAACTTCAAATTCCTAACCCTTTTCccttttttcttcaattttctttCTCTGCAGCTCTGCCCCACTCCAAGTCTCCAGACTTACTGCCGCCACTCCCGCCAACTTCACTGCCGCTGACGTCGCTCAACACTGTCCCGTTCTGGCGTTATGCCTGTCAAGCTTCTTCAACACCTGCGTCGTTGCCATTCAGCATTTCTCCTTGCATAATTGCTCCACGCCTCCACTGCCGTTCCCGTTATGCACTTCTGCCTGACGTATTTTGCCACTCCGTCTTTGTTTGTTGCCACTTCGTCTCTTGCCACTCCGTCATCTCCAGTTTCTCGTTACTTCAGGCATTGGCCCCATCGCTCCTCTTTGGCTCTAGTCTTCACTCTTCACTCTTCAGCCTCTCGAGTGAGTCTGTTCGTCCTTGTTACCTGCTAGGCGCCGTACCGTTGCTTGCTGCTGCCTCCTGGAGTCTTGCCATCTTAGTACATTCATTGATCTGTGATCTACTTGTTTCATTGCTTAGATATAGTATTTTGTTTGGAGTCTTGCTAAATTGGTATCATACTTGATATTTTTATTGTTCTGTTTGTTAATTATTTGTGTAACTGTGTATTGACTTATtttgaattagaaatttaggatatTATTCTTCTGTTCTTCACTTTTTTTATTGctgttgaaaattaatttgagtgACTTGTTAATTGTGTGTATCGACTTATTTTGAATTAGGAGTTTCGGatattgttcttttgtttttcactttttaaatgattgtttaatGACATATATTAAAAGAGAGATATTTGATTGtattgaaaatgaaaatattattcaatctttttaaaatatgaaGCCAAGAAGGATGGaattataaattatttgttattattttgatttattattttagttttttaatttgttgGTTAGATAATTTAAAGAGTAATTATATTTTACAATATCATAatacaattataaaaattattattatattatatatattttgctcCTACTGTCAAAAATTTTTGGATTCGTCACTGTCAATGAGCATAGAAAACAAAGGTGCAATGGATTCGACCCTAAATGCAAGATCGACTACGGCGAGTTTGACTCCATCTACCTCACAGACAGTAAAGACAACTGTGATGACAGAACGAGCGAGAGACcaagaaagagaggagagaaggagggagaagcagaataaacaaaaaagtataaAGAAAAATAGAACAGGAAAAAGGAGAAGGAATGGATATAATAAGCATGTTGGTTTACTTGGATGAGAGGAGAGAAGACCTAGACCTAGCTAGTTAGGGAAGACTAGAAATTAAAGAATATAAGATAAGATGTAACACAGTCAACGCGGTTTCGAAAACCGAAAGGGTGAATAATTCTATTTCTATGGCACCTTTCGTTAAATACAGGGTATTATAATGTCCATCCATCCTTGTGTAATTTTGTACTTTGATTTCAAATATTaactaaatttatatttttaattttacacaTGATTTATTTGTTAAGATTGAGGTTGAACTGTGGATTTGTTTCTCATTCCGATCCACTGTTGTCAGTATAAATAATTTTCTTTACATTGATTGTTGTTTTaagtttatataaaataaaagtttaattattattttattagtctttataattttataaaatttataattaaattattataatttttttaattaaatttttatattatttttaattttataattaaattattttcatAGGCGGAAATCCTGTATTTTCTAAGTTTTTGTGCAAGaaattacaaaattttttttttcaccaaCGATGTGAATTAGGAAGGATTGGTAGACGAAATCTAAATCGAAGATTGAATCTTGATATACCTCAGAACAATACATTTTTGTTACCACGAGATATATTGGCAGCTGCCAATCATTTGATTGGAATGAAATTTGGAATAGGTACACTTGATGATATGaatcatttaaaaaataaacGTATTCGTTTCGTAGCAGATCTCTTACAAGATCAATTTGAATTGGCTCTAGTTCGTTTAGAAAATATGATGTCaaaacattaaaattaattaattaacaaaatatttttttaaaatatatatagtcaaaaaaattaattagattattaattctaaatatatttaatttgtaaaaaaaatattcaattaattctaatttttttatactaaaaaaaatttgattacaaaattaaaaataaaataaaaattcaataaaaaatataaaaatctaattacaaAGTTAGTAAAATTATAAAGACTAATAAAATAATCTAACATACACAAAATTTGGactttttaatatgaaaaataaaagcaagttgatgctaggtagacaaaaaaaaaaacagtaagaatttgtcttatttatcattaattaattgtcgcaacaattaatgaatgttaaataagataagttatggctgtttttggctgattttctttggttaccaaacatttccggaTGTTTaatttgttcaaactcaaacattTCAAACCCAAACTTTAACTCTTTAATGTTGTGATATTTTCATTTTTACTCTTTAAAGGAATTCATCAAgattttattcctaaaatatttgtATGCTAATATTgattcttcttccttattcttgcaTGTCTCTAATGGTATTAGAAAGATCCAAATGTTGCAATGAAACAAAATATTCCTATTTACCCAATTTTATGTAACAATTTTGATGAAGAAATGGAATTTTATCCTTGATGCTCTGATTTATCATGATACTACCCATATTAACAAGAAAAGAGAATAAATTGcagtttatttttaaatacaaAGTCCNNNNNNNNNNNNNNNNNNNNNNNNNNNNNNNNNNNNNNNNNNNNNNNNNNAAgcgaattttttaaaaataaatataaatataattaatatatggaAAAAGAATTTGTGGTCACAAGAATGAAATGAGAAACAAATTTGCATTTTGATCTCGATCTTCATGGACAATATATAATATCAAAAAAATGAATGTAATGTTTTAACGTATTGATTGGGTGTAATTAAAAGTACTGTTAAATTGAAAGCTAATTCTAATTGTACAAATTAACACAAGTAGgtcaataaaaactaaacatgTAAGGGTGGATATTTTCCTATCATATTATACAATTCACTCAGTGAAAGTACATATACGCGTTTTTGTTGTACTTTTTCCCGAAGAAAATTGTACCAATAATATCTACAATAATTATTCTCTGAGAAACTCCACATTTGGGTTTAAACGACTTTTATATtagataaattattttttaacaaaaaatagataaattaattttaaattgaaagattaaaaatcaattatcaattttttattgaaaaataatttattcaatATAAACATTATTAAGGACCAATTAAGATATATATCACCTTAGAAATAAGAGGTATACATATCTAAAAAGGTCTAAAAAAAATTCAAGAGTTAAAAACATCAACAAATGCTAACGTTATTGCATGGCAAGACGTGTTTAAAGTTTAAACTAATTATAACATTAACATAATTGGAGAGGTAGAATATAAGTTTAGAGACAAAACCTACTTTTTTTGGAATAAACTCTTGAGATACTTGTAATTCTATTCTTAAAAAGAACGTGCATAAGTCGAGACACACAAATTTAAAGTTTGTTGTAATTAAGTCATTTCCTAAACTGAAAGAgtaaattt from Arachis ipaensis cultivar K30076 chromosome B09, Araip1.1, whole genome shotgun sequence includes these protein-coding regions:
- the LOC107619561 gene encoding calmodulin-like protein 11, yielding MADILSEEQIVDFKEAFGLFDKDGDGCITVEELATVIRSLDQNPTEEELQDMITEVDADGNGTIEFDEFLNLMAKKIKDTDDAEEELKEAFKVFDKDQNGFISASELRHVMINLGEKLTDEEVEQMIKEADLDGDGQVNYDEFVKMMMAVR